Proteins encoded in a region of the Magallana gigas chromosome 8, xbMagGiga1.1, whole genome shotgun sequence genome:
- the LOC105319925 gene encoding neuronal acetylcholine receptor subunit alpha-6-like has product MAAVSTVLAVCFFGGVNSQTPVQVKSLVDNLLSNYDKRIRPVEDQALSVTLDVSFSLISIIGVDEVNEKLETSGYLTILWNDSLLRWDPASNNGISTIFLPQNDIWKPDIVLGNGIRKFEELGGSFYNVEVDNFGFVLWKPFQVFETQCSIDTTYFPYDREVCEIVFVVWSYTIAEVEISRSANGINLNEYTESGVWEITRTDVKVSKEAFESKVTFSIYIKRKPFYYVFNIIIPILFLGMLTILVFALPVEAGEKMSYAMTVFLSFAVFLTIINTLLPVSSETTPVLSIYLLMQMTMSILVLFITALQIRLHHRDTSVPISKPFRFMVRLMHYFRCRKSCKISPAKNKDSEERDNFDSVGGTSQEEEIRPEWKDVTSAIDFLAFWSFFLLYLSLTVYLFATIIRGS; this is encoded by the exons ATGGCTGCAGTTTCAACTGTCCTTGCTGTGTGTTTTTTCGGAGGGGTCAATAGCCAGACACCAGTGCAAGTTAAGAGTCTTGTAGACAATCTTCTCTCTAACTACGACAAGCGAATTCGTCCGGTGGAGGACCAAGCTCTTTCTGTGACTCTAGACGTGAGTTTTAGCCTAATCAGCATCATAGGGGTGGATGAAGTAAACGAAAAACTAGAGACGTCCGGTTATTTGACCATACTATGGAACGACTCCCTTCTCAGATGGGATCCGGCCAGTAATAACGGTATTTCCACGATATTTTTGCCTCAG aaCGACATTTGGAAACCAGATATAGTGCTGGGAAATGGTATCAGAAAATTTGAAGAATTGGGGGGCAGTTTTTACAATGTTGAAGTTGAcaattttggttttgttttgtggAAACCTTTCCAAGTCTTTGAAACACAATGTAGTATCGATACCACATACTTTCCCTACGACAGAGAAGTTTGTGAGATTGTCTTCGTGGTTTGGAGTTACACGATCGCCGAAGTTGAGATTTCAAGATCCGCGAATGGAATTAACCTGAACGAATACACAGAAAGTGGCGTCTGGGAAATCACACGAACCGATGTTAAAGTAAGCAAAGAGGCCTTTGAATCCAAGgttacattttcaatttacatCAAGAGGAAGCCCTTTTATTATGTATTCAACATCATCATTCCAATTCTTTTTCTGGGAATGCTCACCATTTTAGTTTTCGCTCTGCCCGTAGAAGCCGGAGAAAAGATGTCATATGCAATGACCGTGTTCCTATCTTTCGCTGTCTTTCTGACCATTATCAACACTCTGCTTCCAGTAAGCTCGGAAACAACACCTGTTCTTAGCATATACCTTCTTATGCAGATGACGATGAGCATTCTTGTTTTGTTCATCACAGCTTTACAAATACGCTTGCATCACCGAGACACGTCAGTTCCAATATCTAAACCCTTTCGGTTTATGGTTCGCCTCATGCATTACTTTCGATGCCGCAAATCTTGTAAAATATCCCCTGCGAAAAACAAGGACAGTGAAGAGAGAGATAACTTTGATTCAGTGGGGGGAACCTCTCAAGAGGAGGAAATCAGACCTGAATGGAAGGATGTAACGTCCGCAATCGATTTCCTGGCATTTTGGagtttctttcttctttatctGTCTCTGACCGTGTATCTGTTTGCAACAATCATCAGAGGAAGCTGA